AGCTTGTCAGACCCGGTTTGAGAATAATCCCCTTGCTCTTGTGTCCGTTCATGAGCACTACCGCCGGTTCAGCAAGACGGACGTGTCGCGTGTACTTCAGAATCTCCGCGGCGGGTTGAGCCAGTAGCCAATCCCAGTCGAGAAACGCCTCCGCACCGTCGAGATTCACGGTGAAGTAGCCGATGCGCATGGCCGTGATATTCTGAAAGAAATGCGCGCCCTGCGACGGCGTGACCTTGAAATCCTTGAATCCCGCTTCCACGATCACGCGCGCACCGGAGATTTGCTCCCACGCCACCGGAATCCCCAGCCACGGATCGGATGACCCCCAGCGGCCCACGCCGATCAGCAGATAGGGAACTCCCTCAGCGGCAAGTTTACGGTTGAGCCGCCCCACCTCCGCCGCCACTTCCCGGCTCGCGCCGCGCTCGAAGCGATCCTTGTCCACCACCACGACGTCGCGAATGTCGTCCACGCGCCCCACGCCCATCACCTGCGGACACTGGCAGATGAGATCATCGAGCGGATGATCCTCGATATTGAGTTCGATGAGTTCGCGACCGATCACCAGCGGCCGCAATTGCAGCACGTCGAACTCGGGTTTGTCTCCTTCAGGTTTGGCGAGACGAACCGCAAACTCCATTTCCACCGGCCCGCTCATTCCGGCCGCCGCCACGTCGAGCACGTCCTTGACCAACTGGGGCAGCGGAAAAACTTCGTTTTTGAGAATCGGCGCGAAATCCACGATCCGCACTCCTTCCTGCAGCAGACCTTCTACGATCCGGTCTTCCTGCGGAACGTACACCGATCCGACGGCGGGCAGCGTGCCGTCCTCTTCGGCGGCCGTCAGATCGAGCTTGATGAGTTCCGGCTCGGCCGCAGGATCGGTCTCTTCCTCGAAGGGCGCGAGATCGAGACTGTAGAAGGTGCGCTGGGTGTAGTCGAGATAGTCCCGCGGTGATGACAAACCGATGAGATGCCGCGGATACTTCGGACAGAAGCGCAGCACCGCTCCGCCTTCAACCACGGTTTTGCCCAGTCCGAGCGCCACGCTTACCACCCCGTCCGCCGAC
This bacterium DNA region includes the following protein-coding sequences:
- a CDS encoding PEP/pyruvate-binding domain-containing protein — protein: RRTRVRLALLESAVKRVFASMFFQRARDYIRVTPHRLEEEKMAVIVQRLVGSRHGERFYPDISGVARSHNFYPSPPMQSADGVVSVALGLGKTVVEGGAVLRFCPKYPRHLIGLSSPRDYLDYTQRTFYSLDLAPFEEETDPAAEPELIKLDLTAAEEDGTLPAVGSVYVPQEDRIVEGLLQEGVRIVDFAPILKNEVFPLPQLVKDVLDVAAAGMSGPVEMEFAVRLAKPEGDKPEFDVLQLRPLVIGRELIELNIEDHPLDDLICQCPQVMGVGRVDDIRDVVVVDKDRFERGASREVAAEVGRLNRKLAAEGVPYLLIGVGRWGSSDPWLGIPVAWEQISGARVIVEAGFKDFKVTPSQGAHFFQNITAMRIGYFTVNLDGAEAFLDWDWLLAQPAAEILKYTRHVRLAEPAVVLMNGHKSKGIILKPGLTS